A single window of Candidatus Lokiarchaeota archaeon DNA harbors:
- a CDS encoding dehydrogenase, with product VLHAPQLLKSVGPNSLNNRYVTEDVPYALVPMSGLASLVGMQTPVVDSLTTLASALMGIDYWTEGRNLAKLGFSALTIAELKQFLLNGNKQE from the coding sequence GTATTGCATGCGCCTCAACTCCTCAAGTCTGTAGGGCCCAATAGCCTCAATAATCGCTACGTTACTGAGGATGTTCCTTATGCACTTGTGCCTATGTCAGGGCTAGCAAGCCTTGTTGGAATGCAGACACCCGTTGTCGACTCTTTGACTACTTTAGCATCAGCCTTGATGGGAATAGACTATTGGACAGAGGGACGCAATCTCGCGAAGCTCGGGTTTTCTGCTCTGACTATAGCTGAACTAAAGCAGTTTCTTCTGAATGGCAACAAGCAAGAATAG